The Saccharolobus shibatae B12 genomic interval AGAAATCCTAGAATTATACCTGTTAATTCCTTCGCTGTCACCTTATCTTTTCCATCCATGTATATTTTTCCGACAGTCATGTAAGCTATTTTCCTAGCCACGTTAACTGGTGCACCTGTTTTCAATACGCTGACTACAATCTTTTCCCATATAAGTTCCTCTTCAGTTCCATCTCTTTTAACTACTTTTATCATGATTTAAAAATACTCATGATATAATTTAAATTTTTATTAATCAGTCAGTTAGTTGTTTAAAATAAAGAGTACTTACATATGCATAAAAATATGCAAGATTTTTGAACGAGAAGGCACAGAAAAATTTTGGGAAGGTTAATTTACAACAATTTTATGATTCAATTGTAATGGAATGAATAACTATAGCGCACATTTTTAAGCAGATATCTGCATATAACTTCAAAACGTTAGAAAGACTATTCATAAAAGAGGACTATCACCTAATCGACTTTCACGAGGAAAATCAGATACATGTAACCTTAACTCCTAAAAAAGATTTCTAATACAAATTAACGGCAATTTCATAGCTTAAGTTCATAATTTCCGGTTTAAGTAGGACACACTTTATGAAAATCCCTTAATTTTTGCATGTTTCAAAACATTTTTATTCATAAAATGAGAGTTTTTATTATGAGCGTAGAGATTAATGAAAAAGGTGTTACGATAAAAATACCTACGTTATCTACTTTCATTTCATTCCCTAGAGATCAAATTGAAAAAATTGAAGAAGTGATACCTCCAGATGAGATATGTAGCTTTGCTAGATATAAGGGAGTTATATTCGCCGGAAGCACGATAGATGGTAAGGTGATGTATTATAATGTGAGGAAAGGGGAGAGATGCTTATTATTAGTTCTTAAAGATGGAAGAAAGGTCTACGTAGGAACGTGAATTATCTAACTAATTAATTCAACTTTCTCATTATTTATTTTTGCTAGAAGGAATTTAATCTCATTGAATTTAAGCGAATCTTTGTGAACCTTTACTCCCATCTCGCTAAACATTTTTATAATATTATCATCTATTCCTATTAGCCCCCATCTTGGGATTACATACTCATAATTGTAGTCTAAATTTGGTGTAATCACGGTTTTCTCTAGAATTTCCTTAGCCTTATTTTTATCGTAGGAGTATATAATATAGACCATAAAGGCGTCCAATTCCCTTTTCCTGTCTAAGCTTTCAATTACTTTATTGTAAGCTTTTTCAACTGACACTCTAAATAAACTTCGTAAATTCTCATATATATTTATGAAGTCCCATCCATATTCTTCTATAAGCTTCTTTACTGCTTCATCTGCTATCGTGTCATATATTTTCACGTTGTTTATTGAAATCTTGCCAAAGGCATATTTTAAATAATTATAATCATTATTTCCACTTTTCCTATCTTTCAAATAACACGCTTCCAATAGGTCTCCATAAAATCCACCCACTTTTACTATACTATCGATGAGGCTATACGTTACTATATCGAAATATTTGGATAGTGGAATTATCTTGTAATAGAAATATCGATCAGAATTTATTTTATTAGCTACGTCATCTCCTATCTCTAACCTAGAAAAATCTACCTTTGAACCTAATTGATCGATTAATGATATTTCTCCATTTACTGAAGTCAACGTATAATCATCGAATTCCACCTTATACTTCCTTTTTCCCTTAATTGGCATTACGTTAGAGTGTGATGATTCTCATATAAAAATTTTTATGAAGGTTAGATTTTCCCACGTTCTTCTTATACCTATAATCTGTACCCACCTAATTTGTAGCTTGCGCCTTACGACTAAAAGCCTCGCCATATATTGTAGGAATAAATATAGTATAAAAATTTTAAATTTTTAAATTGAAAATTATTCAGAATTTTTCCAACTCTAAAGGAAATACTCCCTTTCATGGTAGATCCAAAATCATCTCCCTAAAAATAAATCTATTGTATTAATAAACGTTTTTCTAGCTTAAATGGAGAATTTTCTATATAATGTCGTTATTATGTTACAAACTTTTCGACAAAAAATTAAGTTCGTATTTTTTAGGCTAAAATTCATAATAAACTAAGTGGATTTTCTACAAAACGTAAAAATTTATACCTTAATGACGACACCATGTCCATACTCATATAATATAGAGGAATATATAGAACATACATATTATATTGAGTTTTTCGATCTCACTCTACATAATATATTTATTAAATATATTTTTGCCGGGGGTTTACAATATCAGAGCTATGCTCGTAATTACAAAAGTTTTCTCTGAAATAAGAAGTGAGAACTTGATAAGATATGTACATCGAACATACGTAGTTTAGAATACTTAAAAACCATAAAAAGATAATTTACATAAATTAAGTCTAAGGTATTAAGAAACATTAGTCGTCTTGTAAAGATGGGGATGAGCTTGTTACCTAAATAGATCGTATACGTATGTTAATATTCTTATAGTTTCCTTGCTAATAACGTATTAAAGTGTAGAGATGATATCGTCCTTAAGCTATAAATTCTAGAATTAATTTTCTTTACCATAAAACTGTATCTCATGAATATTTGATAACCTCCAAACTCCTATTTACAGCTTTTATACCCTTTTTTAATGAGCCTATCCATCCACGAAGGGTTTAAGGGCTCATTAAGGTGAAATAGGAGGTGCTAAAAAAGCTTTTATTATTGAAAAAGAGGATTGTTGAAAGTTAGACTTGGTACATTCATTCAACTTTAAGTTAATTCAGTAAGAAAAACTCTAAGCTAGCTAGTAATATTTAGCTTAATAGTTACACTTCGAGGTGGACATTCACAAGATCTTCACATTCAATTTTCTAAAATGTTTTTCATCAAAAGTGTAAATCTCGTTGATACCATTTTTCATCATTATAACATAAGCCAGAGCATCGTTGATGCTTAAGTTTTCCTCATTGGCTATTTTAACAGCTTCAGTGTAATCTTGGACTGTGACTTCTTTAACGAGAATATTCTCGTTGTTAATCACGTTTTCGATAACCTTAATTGAGGTCGTGAGGTTAGATAAGCTCTCAATTACGTTAGCAATTTCAGATATGTGAACTACAGTAGTTAGAACTTTTTCCTCCCCGTTATCAATTCGCGTCAATATTTCCTTTGCTTTCTCTTTCATTTTCACAATCTTTTCATCAACTGAACGTTTTGGTTTCAGTAATGCATATATAAACACGTTAGAATCTATAAACTTTACGTTTAAGCTCATGCCAATCACCTGGCAATTCTTCAACATCAATGCTGTCAATAAGTTTTGTTAAATTTGAAACACGGGGGTAAAGCTCAATCCTATCGTCTTTTAAAACTAGGATGAACTCGTCAGTGTTAAACTTGTCCCTCCATTCTTTTGGTATAACTATCCTTCCTTGGATGTCAACTCTCTTTATTACCACTTTCTCCATCTTTTACCAAAGAATAATCTAATCACCAAATAATTAAACTTAACTATCAGAATATTGAGTGTGGACATGCTGCCATCATTTGTATATAAAATTTATAAAATGTTCTTCCTTATATAAGGAGTATGAATATTGAACTAACACATTATTATATGCAAAAATTCATATAAATATAAAGCTTCTCTTATTAAATAATAAGGGAAATCAATATTTATCAATACAAGTTATACTGGTTGATTTTATCAATTCGCTCGTTTTCAGCATCTTAAGTTAAAACTGATCCTTGTAAGTCTTTATAACTATATAGGATAAAACCCCGAGTAGGAGTGCAAGTAAATTTTTCTAGGGGCTGAAGGTAGTTGATATTATGCAAGAAAAACATGGTATTATGAAAGTAAAGAATATCCGTATACACGAACAATATTCGATCATGAAAAGTGACATTAAAACCATGTAGTGCCTTTTCAATATATCCACTTTACAACCCTTAGGCGAGATGTGAATATGTCCTCATAACCTAGCCTATCATTTGGCAACTCGTAGGATTTGCCTTGGAAATACATGACTACTTTATCTTTTGATACATCTTTTCCTGTAACTGGAACCTCCATGTATACCCTTATGTTTTTATTCGGCTTCAAGCCTAACTTCCGGTCCGAATTGGAGGTTAAGCTCTGCATGGAGCTTTACGCTCAAGGAAGTTAACGGCCTACACCCCAGCCAAATCTGTGTAATATAGATCTGACTAATATGTTTTATATAAGGGAGTCAGTTTCCTTTTAGTTCTAAAAATTCTCGTTCATTCGAATGCTATTTGTTATAGCAATTTGTGATAGAGTAAATTTCTCTCCCCATTTTCTAAGTTCATCGAATACTCTCTTCAGTTCCTTGCCTTTATCTGTTAATTCATAAACTACTATAACCGGACGAGAGTTTATAATTCTCCTCTCAATTATTCCGTAACTTTCCAATTCTTTTAGTGTCTTTGAGAGGGTTTTAGAGCTTAACAAGGTAAGTTTTTGAAGTTCATTAAATCGTTTAGGTCCTTCAAGTAAATACCTTATTGTTAACAGCTTCGGTTCGCTTCCAATTACAGCTATTGCGGAAACTATTGGGCATATTTCCTTTGGTTTATTGGATTTAGAAACTCTCATTATTTACACTTAACGAAGCACGTCTTATATACTTTATGTACTACGATCTTCTCTTTCTTATTGCAACTATTGATACGATAACTAACAAGATTACAACTACTCCAGAGATTAAAACGAGATTATTGGCTCCATATGGTATTATAGGTTGTTTAGTTTGTGTTATTGTAAGTAATGGATGGTCAGAATATACAATATAATACGTTCCACCAGGCTTTAAAGTTAATAGGTATAAGGTACTGTTGCGCATGAAAAAGTCCGTTTCATTTATAAATAATATTGAACTATTAGGTAACTCTTTCAATATCAAAAATGTGCCGTTATATTTAGGTGTTATTGGTATTAGTGAGATTGACGAGTTAGGGACAACAATTATTTTTTCTGCTAAGAACACCGTATTTTGAATTGTAATATTGGAGACAGATATATTTTTTGGATATGAGATTTCAATATCATAAACACTACCATTATCAAAAGCCAAGTATACACTTGACGTATTTTCAATACTAAATAATAATCCTATTTGTTTACTAACACCAACGAAGTAAGAGAACGTAATATTAGCAGTGCTTTCCACACTGTTATTACCAATTCCTAACATTATTATCCTATTATTAATTGTTGTAGTAATAACGTACTTAGGCGTATAGTATTCTGCGTTAAGATTTTTCAAGATTAATAGGCTCGATCCATTTACCTCCACGAATCCTGCAATATTGTCATCAATTCCAAAGAACTCAATTGCTGTAATATTGTTTGATCTCCAAATCATTGAGGGTAAAAACGTGTTGTTGAAAAATGATGACATAGAGACGTAAAAGTAACTTATATTTTCAAATGATCTATATGGCATGGGTAACTCAGTTGAAATCGTTATATTACGATATGATTTCAGTGTAAACGCTACATAGTTTAAGCCTATAAGGGGAACGGAGAGTTTTTGGTTGTGACCAATAGAAACATTTAAGCTATATGTAGAAGAACCGTTTAGATATTGTAATTCTAAGGTGCCACTCCCATTTACATAAGCGTAAGTCGAAATAAAGGCTGGTTTTGATAGATATCCAGCCCATATTACTTCTTGTAGACCTGAGGTATAGAGTATGGCCTTAATTAGTTGTGGGATACCACTATATATTTTTAATTTTCCTCCATCTATTGAAACATTTATTATTGAGTTATTATAATATACTAAATTTAACGGTTTAAGCAAATATGTAGTTTTATTGTAGCTGACTCCTACTTGTGTTACATTGCTGTAGATCGTCTTGTCTTCAACTCCACCTACCACGGTGTAATTTAGATACTCACCATTTCGTATTAAGTATGTCGAATACTGCTGTATGATTACTTGTTCTTTTTGTATATTAGCATGTTCTAATGGGATAATACCCAATGATATCAGAAATAAGAATAAAATAAAATATATTATAAATTTATTTTTCATCCTCTCCTTTTCCGGATTATCACATTTAAACTCATCTACTAAATTAGTACTAAAAAATATTTATAATATGGAATTAGATTGTTGCCAATATTTAATTCGTTATGGTTTTAACAATTTACTTTAGTAAGATAACTTACCATATTGCCAGATCAAGTGCCAATAGATTAACTGCCTTGGCTGCATCCCTGATAGATATTACTCCTACCAATTCACCATTTTGCCCAACTACTGCCAGATGTCTAACGTTATTTTGATACATGATTATCAACGCCTCTGTAACATCCTTATCTGGAGAAATAGTTATCAAACCTTTCGTCATGATTGTAGAAACTGGAGAATCTAATAATATCTCATCAGCGACCGCTCTTAAAATATCCCTTTCAGTAATTATCCCAATTGGCTTATTTGTCTCGTCTACTATTATAAGTGATCCTAGATTTTCCTTTCTCATAATTTTCGCAGCATCTCGTATACTCATTTCGGGCTTTGCTGTAACTGGATTTCTAACTATCAAATCTGCAACATACATAATTATATGAATTGCATTAAACTATATATTCTTTCTCTAATATATGGAAATATCACACAACATCATGCCATGTTGGAACTCTAATTTCCTCTGCCCTATCCCATTTATCGTATGGCTTTATATCCAGAACTGGAGTATTATTAAATGCATTTATACCTTTAGCTATTATAATATTACCTTTAATCTCGATCAATTCAGCTATAGATATGCCTATAGGATTTGGCCTGAATTGTGATCTTGTTGCTAAAACTCCTACCGTAACTCCTTTCCTTTCCCTCAACAATCTTCCATCAAAGTTAGCTAAATGTAGATGATAAACGACTATGATATGGGAGAACTCCTCTAATCCTTTTAACCCCTCTTCATATTCCTTATTTATATGGATTTCAACGGTTGCATTTCTAGATGTTGAATTGTTATTTCTCTTTATAAAACCTATATACTTAAAGCAAGCGTCCATTAATATAGATTTGTGCTTGAAACTATTAACCTTACTAAGGTTTACAGAGATGGGACTATCGCGTTGGATAACTTAACGTTTAGTGCGAATAGTAGAGTAGTTACGCTTTTAGGTAGGAACGGGGCTGGTAAGACAACGCTAACTCGAATTCTTTCAACTCAATTATTGCCCACTAGCGGAATTGCTAGGGTTCAAGGTTATGATGTAGTGAAGGACGCCAAGAAAGTTAGAAAAATAATAGCTTCAATACCTCAAGAGGCTAAGTCAATAGGCATAGCTAGTCCCATGGAACATTTGGTCATGTATTTAACAGCTAGGGGATTATCGTTTAAAGAGGCTACTGAAATTTCTAGGAGCGCTCTCAAAGAAGTCGGGCTATGGGAAGTTAAGGATAAACCAAGTGACGAACTCTCAGGTGGAATGAAAAGGAAGATTTTCGTCGCTATGGCTTTAGCATCAAATGCTGAGCTAGTATTATTGGATGAACCAACTACAGGGTTAGATCCATACTCTAGGTTAGAAGTCTGGTCCGTGTTAAAGAGTATAAAGAGCAAGATTTTGTTAACTACACATTATATGGAAGAAGCTGAAGAGCTCTCGGATGAGGTAATCCTTCTTCATAAGGGAAAGCTAATAGCTAAAGGAAGCATAAAGGAGCTTTTGGCTAAATTTGACAATAAGGTTAGAGTGGAGGGAATTGGTGATTATAAGATAGGAAGATTAAGGATTAGTTATATAGATAGGAATGAGGCATCTGATTATGTAGGGAAATATGTTATTAAGCCAATTACTTTGGAGGATCTGTTCATAATTTACGGTGGTGAGACTCTTGAGGAGTAGTTTTCTCTTAGCTTTTACAATATTTTATGGCTTATCCTCAATAAGGAGAGGATTTGTATACGTATTAACTTATCTCAGCATACCTCTAGCTGAACTGTTTTTAATATACATTATCACGAGGGGAGATTTCGTAAGGTTCGCCATTGTTGGAGGATTAATTAGCGTTATGGCCAACAATGGGTTCTCACTAATTGGTGATTTAGTGTTCTTAAGACTTGAAAGTAGACTTCAAGATTTGTTGGTTGCAACTAGTATAGGCCCTAGTGACTATATCATGGGATTAATGTTTGCAAATTTACTATACTCCTCTCCGGGAGTTATATTATACATTATACTTGCATTAGTGTACCACGTTTTGAATTTAACTAACTTTATACCATTATTAATTGATATTACTCTTCTCTTGTTTGCAACATCCTCCATAGGGTTCTTCTTGGCTAGCCTAGTACCTCATACGAGATATGGCTGGGGTTTTGCTGGTCTTTTATCTAGCATTTTAACCATAATACCACCGGTTTTTTATCCCTATACATTCCTCCCTAAGTCTCTTTACATTCCTTTGCTCATATTACCAACTACAGCTTCAGCAATATTCTCACAAGGGATTACAAATTTGGTAAATACAAGCGTGGAAATGTTAGTTATATCATTTCTAGTTCTGTTACTCGAATCTATATTGTTCTTTTTCCTCTCTGTTAGATTTAGCAGATGGAGAGAAAGATGATAGAAAAGAGGAGTTGGAGTTAACTTCGTACTCTATGAATACATGGCCACAATTAGGGCACTTTTTCACAACCTTGTTATTAACGTGCTCCACTAAGATTTCAACAACCTTACCGCATTTAGGACAAGTTCTTCTAGCCATGGAATAGCTCTTTTTTCCCGTTATCCTTTTAAGCGTTTTTCCATATTAATAAAAGCTAGAAGGCAATAGTGCATAAAAATTAATTGGAACTGTTTTTAGTTTCTAATTATGAACATTAGTAAACTTCTTCAGCTTCCACTAACTGATGATAATGAGAGCAATGCTGCAGTTGTAGTATTAATAGCTAAAGGCCAGTATATCTTGTTGATAAAGAGAGTTACTAATCCAAAGGATCCGTGGTCGGGTCAAATGGCTTTGCCAGGAGGTCATAGAGAAGATAATGAAACTACTCTTAAAGCAGCTATCAGAGAGTGTGAGGAGGAAGTTGGAATCAGGCCAAATATAAGGTCCAGTCTAGGAGTATTCTCACCTAATAATGCTAAAATAAAAGTTAGGGCATATATTGCATTACTTGATGAGCTAATAGAACCAAGGCCGAATCCAGCGGAGGTGGATAAGGTATTTTGGGTTCACGAAAGTGAATTCGCAAGGGGCGATAACGCATTTTATTATAAGCAATATAGAATTTGGGGGATGACATATAGGATACTTTCCAAATTGTTTGAAATAGTTGAACTTAAAATTTAAATTTTATATATAGTTAACGGTAATTGAATGATAAGGGCTGAGATTCCAACATCGTTATATAAAACTTTTCAAGAGGCAATAAAAGATATAGTAGTCAGCGATATGGAAGATGTTGTCCTAATATCGTTAGACGATTCTTTAATTGAAATAAGGAGTTATATTGACTCTAGAATTAGTAATACCGCTTTTTACTATGGACAGGAAAAGCTATGTGAAATTTTTGATTTAAATGAAGTCCATGACTATTTCAAT includes:
- a CDS encoding CBS domain-containing protein, which translates into the protein MYVADLIVRNPVTAKPEMSIRDAAKIMRKENLGSLIIVDETNKPIGIITERDILRAVADEILLDSPVSTIMTKGLITISPDKDVTEALIIMYQNNVRHLAVVGQNGELVGVISIRDAAKAVNLLALDLAIW
- a CDS encoding ATP cone domain-containing protein, whose protein sequence is MIKVVKRDGTEEELIWEKIVVSVLKTGAPVNVARKIAYMTVGKIYMDGKDKVTAKELTGIILGFLRKENEEWYKNWIIYDRAVKKRETEKELQK
- a CDS encoding NUDIX hydrolase, which gives rise to MNISKLLQLPLTDDNESNAAVVVLIAKGQYILLIKRVTNPKDPWSGQMALPGGHREDNETTLKAAIRECEEEVGIRPNIRSSLGVFSPNNAKIKVRAYIALLDELIEPRPNPAEVDKVFWVHESEFARGDNAFYYKQYRIWGMTYRILSKLFEIVELKI
- a CDS encoding ABC transporter permease; translated protein: MRLLRSSFLLAFTIFYGLSSIRRGFVYVLTYLSIPLAELFLIYIITRGDFVRFAIVGGLISVMANNGFSLIGDLVFLRLESRLQDLLVATSIGPSDYIMGLMFANLLYSSPGVILYIILALVYHVLNLTNFIPLLIDITLLLFATSSIGFFLASLVPHTRYGWGFAGLLSSILTIIPPVFYPYTFLPKSLYIPLLILPTTASAIFSQGITNLVNTSVEMLVISFLVLLLESILFFFLSVRFSRWRER
- a CDS encoding ABC transporter ATP-binding protein, whose protein sequence is MLETINLTKVYRDGTIALDNLTFSANSRVVTLLGRNGAGKTTLTRILSTQLLPTSGIARVQGYDVVKDAKKVRKIIASIPQEAKSIGIASPMEHLVMYLTARGLSFKEATEISRSALKEVGLWEVKDKPSDELSGGMKRKIFVAMALASNAELVLLDEPTTGLDPYSRLEVWSVLKSIKSKILLTTHYMEEAEELSDEVILLHKGKLIAKGSIKELLAKFDNKVRVEGIGDYKIGRLRISYIDRNEASDYVGKYVIKPITLEDLFIIYGGETLEE
- a CDS encoding AbrB/MazE/SpoVT family DNA-binding domain-containing protein, giving the protein MEKVVIKRVDIQGRIVIPKEWRDKFNTDEFILVLKDDRIELYPRVSNLTKLIDSIDVEELPGDWHELKRKVYRF
- a CDS encoding winged helix-turn-helix transcriptional regulator; translated protein: MRVSKSNKPKEICPIVSAIAVIGSEPKLLTIRYLLEGPKRFNELQKLTLLSSKTLSKTLKELESYGIIERRIINSRPVIVVYELTDKGKELKRVFDELRKWGEKFTLSQIAITNSIRMNENF
- a CDS encoding type II toxin-antitoxin system VapC family toxin, with amino-acid sequence MSLNVKFIDSNVFIYALLKPKRSVDEKIVKMKEKAKEILTRIDNGEEKVLTTVVHISEIANVIESLSNLTTSIKVIENVINNENILVKEVTVQDYTEAVKIANEENLSINDALAYVIMMKNGINEIYTFDEKHFRKLNVKIL
- the tsaA gene encoding tRNA (N6-threonylcarbamoyladenosine(37)-N6)-methyltransferase TrmO, which encodes MDACFKYIGFIKRNNNSTSRNATVEIHINKEYEEGLKGLEEFSHIIVVYHLHLANFDGRLLRERKGVTVGVLATRSQFRPNPIGISIAELIEIKGNIIIAKGINAFNNTPVLDIKPYDKWDRAEEIRVPTWHDVV